In Salinigranum marinum, one DNA window encodes the following:
- a CDS encoding sugar phosphate isomerase/epimerase, translating into MQYGVQLYTLRSLPAADGVEAIATAGFDGVELVGCDPVDVGACSVAAAHVGLDEIEADPAGTVARCRANGTGTLVVPILDPEAFAADGIDETAARLDETAAAVADAGGRLLYHNHEFEFAADAGVGERDPGDETPFDRLVAATTRLGFEIDVGWATAAGVDPVALVERVGHRVPVVHLKDVRVDPTAPRGGHPVDLGVGDVDLRGCLRAAEAAGVEWVVFEHDAPDDPVKSVRDAAAWLRTEPSGPR; encoded by the coding sequence ATGCAGTACGGCGTGCAACTCTACACCCTCCGCTCGCTCCCGGCCGCCGACGGCGTCGAGGCGATCGCCACGGCGGGCTTCGACGGCGTCGAGCTCGTCGGATGCGACCCCGTCGACGTCGGCGCGTGCTCGGTCGCCGCCGCGCACGTCGGTCTCGACGAGATCGAGGCGGACCCCGCCGGGACCGTCGCGCGGTGTCGCGCGAACGGGACGGGAACGCTCGTCGTCCCGATCCTCGACCCGGAGGCGTTCGCGGCCGACGGGATCGACGAGACGGCCGCACGGTTAGACGAGACCGCTGCCGCGGTCGCGGACGCGGGTGGCCGACTCCTGTACCACAACCACGAGTTCGAGTTCGCGGCCGACGCCGGAGTCGGCGAGAGGGACCCGGGCGATGAGACGCCGTTCGACCGACTCGTCGCCGCCACCACGCGGCTGGGCTTCGAGATCGACGTCGGGTGGGCGACGGCAGCGGGCGTCGACCCGGTCGCCCTCGTCGAACGCGTGGGCCACCGCGTCCCGGTCGTCCACTTGAAGGACGTCCGGGTCGATCCGACGGCACCCCGGGGGGGCCACCCCGTCGACCTCGGTGTCGGCGATGTCGACCTGCGCGGCTGTCTCCGCGCGGCCGAGGCGGCCGGGGTCGAGTGGGTCGTCTTCGAACACGACGCACCCGACGACCCTGTGAAATCGGTACGCGACGCCGCGGCCTGGCTCCGGACGGAGCCATCAGGACCACGATAG
- a CDS encoding DUF3311 domain-containing protein has protein sequence MSRKRTDYLWIPVFALLVVLAVPWFLWGDATVVAGLPTWLWWHIGWMVLAACAFALFTRGAWDRGMGVKHG, from the coding sequence ATGAGCCGAAAGCGAACGGATTACCTCTGGATACCCGTCTTCGCACTCCTGGTCGTGTTGGCGGTGCCGTGGTTCCTGTGGGGTGACGCGACGGTCGTCGCCGGACTCCCGACGTGGCTGTGGTGGCACATCGGCTGGATGGTGCTCGCGGCGTGTGCCTTCGCGCTGTTCACGCGCGGTGCGTGGGACCGTGGGATGGGGGTGAAGCATGGCTGA